From Fusarium musae strain F31 chromosome 8, whole genome shotgun sequence:
TGAATCTAGCCAACGGTGAACGGGAGCGGTCGGTAGTGGACCTCTAAGCTGGGTTAACGATCCATGCCCAAATCCGAGACATTGGCATGGATCATCCCCATCCGCACCAGCGTGGAAAAAACCCGTCCGTCTGTGGCTGACTCGATGTTGACAAGTAGCGGCACGATCTAAGCCGCAAACAGTCACCCAAGTATCGACAGACCGCAAATAGTTTCAACCGTCATGGTCAAGGCTCAAAGCAGAGACAGAAAGGCCAGTTTGATTGTAAGCGAATAGTCAATGACTGGATATGATTGTCTGAGTCGCGTGAATGGTGAGCCGAATTAAACAATAGTGCTATTGGGCTAGCCAGCCCCGTCAGTAAACAAGACAGTTATGTACGTAGTTGTTTTGGCATGGCATTCACAGCAGCTGGACAAACAATGGATCTGATCAACAACGGTCTCCATccgtgtgtgtgtgtgtgtgtgtgtgtgtgtgtgtgtgtgtcaATGCGTGCATGTCTCCATGACAGGCGCCGCCAGAACGGTGGAAGCACCAGGGAAGCATCAGCTTGACAGGGTCAGAAGGGTCTGACTCTGGGGACAAGGGTTACAGAAACCAAGGAAGATCATTCTCAACGGGGAGCAGGGCATGATGTGATGGTCCATTTGGCACATCAGACGACCCAATCAAATCAGACAGCGACAAGCCCAAAGGCCGAAACGCAACGGGCGCCCGAAGATTTTCGGGACATGGCCCAAGCTCCCGACTGAACACAGAAACACAAAGACAGAAACACAGAGCCATCGTGACGTGACACTCAGTATCAGGAAGGCCCCTGGCGATCAGTAATCGTGAATTGGAAACAAACCGTTGAGTCTGCCATCTCCCCCCTGCCCCTGTAAGCTCAGGTATGTATAAACCCCAGCTGCCGTTCGTACAAGATCCATCCAATTGCCTGTCTATGTCTCAGCCGTCATGAACATACAGCATACGGTAGCTCGGTTTCTTCAACTCGATCTCTGGAAGTTTTTGTACGAGCAGAGTGGAAGGCGAGAGGGTGAGAGGGCGAGAAGGGGGGTGTATGGTCGACTCAGTGTGATGCTGTCTGTATGTAGAAGTAAAATTGGGGCCAAATTGGACACCTCTTAGCTGATGATCGCAATCGATCTGAATTGAACTGAGCTTCTAATAACGGAAAAGGAGATTTTGAAAAAGTACATATTGCTAAGGCATGCAATTTCAAAACTGTCCAGGATTgacattgacttgacttgaccgACTGACCGTCAAGGCTGAAGTCGGTGATGTAACAAGCAACCGTACAGGCGGTGCATATGTAGCAGTATTGAGGAGTCAGACAAAATGTCCGCTCGCAGATCATCAATTGCTTCACGACAGGTGTGAAATAAAAACCGAACCTTGCTTGCCTTTCTGTCGCTGTACATGGAATCCGTGTcggtctgtctgtctgtatGCATGCATTTATGTATGTGTATCTCGAATTTCCCTGTGCAGCATAGATCTTATTCCCAACGGCCGAGTGAGTTAGACTTTTCGATCGCAGCCGATTCACCCTTGAAATCGAGCCTGGAGTTTTACTTTCGCAGTGCATTCACTCCTCTTGCAGTtcgtatgtatgtatgtacaagTAGCGTCATTGATGGGTCGCTACGTCTAGGTTTCATGTGAGCCACCCCGAATGTCATCGGCTGCCCACCAAGAACCCTACTCCAGCTCTCAGCTAAACGGGCAGCCCGCCTCATCGGTGACACTACTACCCTGTACACCCACCACCCAGTCAATCGTCATGGTCCCCTGGAACAGAAGTTTATCTGCTTGGGCTGAGCAGCTTGCCAACAATCTTTCGGTTTGATTGCTGTGGAATTGGTGCTCTTCGTCATGGTTGGCCGATGGAGCTCAGAGGTCAATAATTCCATCCAGCGCCTGGAACCCCTACTACCTTATTGTTCTTCCATGTATGTTATTTCCAAGACCTGGGAATCGTCAGCTGGCTTCTGATCCAATCAGTGGCTCTTCGTATCCTCTGGAACAAGAGTGCACTACAACGATGTACCCGTTGTGCACGCCTCCATCTTGACTAACTAAAATCTACTTTAGCCCCTCGCCCTTGCCTGTGACCGTTGAGCCTACGACGACGTCGGTTGACGTTCAACTGCGCCTGCAATAGTTACGTTGTGTTGCCAGCGTTGTGTTGCGCTGCGTTACATGCATGAGGGCGGAACGACCTTGAGATTTCGTACCATCCACACGGAATCAGCAGAAAATAGAAACATTGGTTCCACTGCCCGAGATGCTGCACAAGAAATGCGAGTTTGCATAAGTGCAACGTCGAGGTACGTGTTTGAGACAGATGACTGATTGGCCCGTCATTCTGCACTGGAAAGAAGAACCAAGTGAACCCTTCACGGTTGAGCTCAGAAACACTCCCCGAAGCTATTCGGACTGGCCATACCCGGCCCGGCACGTCATTatggttggagaagagaagaaaagaaattgTGAGCGATCTCCCATCGACCCCCTAAACCCGCCATTAAAAGACATGGGTTATCGTATCGTCGGGAATTGTCCTTCCCGGGTGATTGGCTCAAGGATCCCTGTAGATTCGACCACTTGGGGTACAGTACGGTAATTTTCCCATGCAAGCCTTGCTCGACCAGCGGGATCGGCGCCAAGTTGACGGCGATGGTATAGTCCCTACAGCTTCAAGATTGGCTCCCGTGTTGCGCGCTGTGGACACACATACGCACACTCACACACTCACTCAATACAGATAGTTAGAAAGAATGgttgagagtgagtgagtgccTCCGCTGGTGAGATCAAGCGCTACCGAATGTCAACTTCtaaagaagagaggagaggaagttATCCCCAGAGACCACATTTGCCAGTCGACCTCCCCCATTAGTACGCCCCGGCTCCCCAGGCCCCCCAAGACAGCCCTGAAAGACCGACATGGGTGACATTAGATAGTGCACCTGCAGCTAACATCAGTGGCTGCCGATGCTGGGTTGGTGGATGGTTCCGCCTCGCCTTGCCCTGTACCACAGATTAAAATGAGATCCAAGAAGATGTCAGTCAACCAACCTCGGCACTGGTTGAGGTACGCGGACATGGTTATAggttcaagaaggagggaCAAGGGGTAGGGTGATGTAAAGTACAatatgtactccgtaccgcAGACGATTCTGTCGATCACTGTATGTTAATGGAGGATAAATATTCCCGATGGGACTTGCTTAAAGATACAGATCATTGCTTTACTTACTGGGTTTGAGTCAGGCACAGGAAGCTTGTGCGCGCAGCATGAGCAGGAAGAGCAACCCTCACTTgcataccttacctaccttagtggAGGTATCCTAGGTACTATAGGTAGTACCTAGGAAATGTCAGTCTGTAATGTACCCTGTTTGGCTCGAGGCAGATCCTTCCTCACTACCAGATTAACGTTGAACCAAGTGCCAGATCGAATGTCGCAAATGACCGATGGGGCTGGCttgaaggaaaaagaaaaggaatatatacttaccttaggtactaaCCTATCATGGCCAGGGTGTATCCGCatgtacgtacatacagtactAGGTAAGCatactaaggtaaggtatagACTGGGTATCGAATACGCAAAAGCAATCAAGAGATGAAAGTAGCATCAATCGCGAACGCACCCATCAGCCAGGCCAGGTCAGGCCAGGTCAGGCCAGGTCAATAAGAGCAACTCTACTGTACTCACCAAGTACGGGCAATACCTAGTTCAAGGGAGCCAGAGCCTAGGTAGCCGTAGAGAGGACTGAACACACGGATCGTGTCAGATACCGGGGCGGTTGGCGGCTCCCCGATCTCTCCACCAATACCCATccaatcaagaagatcaaatcAATCATCGTTGTCGATGAATGCAATGCAGTCACAGCGCAGCGCACCGCAGCGCTGCCCAGCTCAGTACTGTAGGTAGCGTAGCCCGTACATTAGTACCTCGACCCCCCGTTGGCAGTACTAAGTGACTGTatgtaggtaccttagtcgATCACTACCTAGTGAAAATCCACAcccatcatcttcagtcCGAAACCCGTGCCCTTGGCTCTTGGGCCACACGCACCCGAAAAAAGCGTTGCGTCGACGGAAGCAATCACAGCAACGGCACACGATACTACCCTGTCTTGCCCAATTTCCAGGTTGGGCCATGCCATATTCCGACTCAGGACTAGTCCAGCGCCTAGAGCAGTAACGATGGGTTCCCTTTCGTTCGGGACACCGTCCAGCCGGTAGCTTAGTAGTCAGATGCATCCTTCAATCATCGACCATTCGTCATGGAGCTAACGCCTTGAATCAAGTGCAGTGCAGTTCTATCAAccatcactcactcactcactcactcatccaTTCAGTGACACTCACTCAATCAGGTCTTCTACCGTAGTTGGCAGGGAACAAACCCCAACAGAGACCCGCTCATCTCAGGTTAGCAGATCCCGCCCGCCTGTGGATGCACCGATCGAAGCCAACAGGGCACGACATTCCCCAAAACCAAGAGAGCTCAGTAATCAAGAATAAGAAACAAATCAAAGCGCCATCCCCGAGGGAAGGGGTCCCTATTGGACCTGCACCAACCACCACTAAGTTAGGGCGCCAGCCAACTGGTCCTTGTTAGTGTCATCGGATCATGAATGATGGATTTATTGGTGTCAGACGAACAAGAAAGGACAGGAGAGCCATCAACCTCGAACAATCGATCAATCAATTAATCAGTCAACTTGGGCGGCAATGAAGATACCCACTAGTAATTGGAATCTGCCTTTCCTACGGATGAGTCTCGTACTTTGAATCACTGCCCAAGTTGTATCCCCTCAAACAATGACCCCCTCCCCCTGGCCTCCTTTGCATCGTCCATTGCCTGGGCGCCTACACCACGGTACTATCGACTTTCAGCCGTGGACTAGGGGTGCGGAATCGAGATTTTGCATCTGAATCTTGGTATGTAAGTTgatgtactgtatgtatgtatatgcTGTATCTGTACGGATACCTTAAAGCAATGCAGGTCTCTGAGCCTTCATCGGTATAGTATAGATCAACGTCGATCCCGTGTCCCGCCGGTGCATGCATGTCTTGGCCTCTCCGTGTCCCTGTCTCTATCTGTCGACTTTGGCTACTTGGTCCTGCGGCTAGGCTAATAGCCGTATTTCCTTTTGTTTCTGAGGTAAAGAGAGGTGACCGGGAAATCCCTCCCATCCACCAGAATAGGCGTGCCTGGATCATGTCTGTTGTCGGTTACTCACTcaccttaccttacttacTTGCTCTATGAAGAAACAGCTCTGTTCCACAACTCAAGTTACCTCTCTTGGCGCATACGTAGAGAGAAAAACCTACCCGCTGAGACTACCACTGCGACTCTGACTGTGATTCCGCtctgctcttctcttcccagGGTCATCAGGTCGGGTTTGACTCCAAACCCATGTCTGACAGCGAGCGTACTTTGTCCTGTCAAATCGGACTTTTTGACCACCAAGGAGTCTAGCTGCTCTCGTAGTTCTGTGTCCTGACTATCGCGCTGCCACATTCCAACGTCAATTTTCCCCCACCAGGTTACTCTGTCAATATTGGTATGCTCGAAACATTGACAAGCGTTTCGAGCCAGCCGACTCAAATTCAAGGCCCTCAGAAGTTACAGCCTTCAGATCATGGCAAGACATTGGCCTTGAGTTCATCTACAAAACACAATTACAACACGGACATATCAGAATAGACATCCAGAAGAGTTGGATAATCCAAAGTATATTTTGTTTGACTAAACCCTCCTTCGAGGTCTTGTCTCGggtttattagtatttcgTAAGAACATCATTCGCTTTCAATTCCAAAACATTTCCATGAACGCCTGGTATCTTTTGCCAAATCCAATTCCCCAGGACCCTGTAAGACTCCGTCACGACCTAAAACGTTCGCGATAACGGCACGCCAGATCAATATCTACACGTTACTGCGCATACCATCGCATTGCATGCGTGGCCAAGGCCCATCTTCGACCGTATAACTGCGGCATTATCTTAATCCATGAGGGCCGAGAGATGCATCCTGGAATCTTGTGTCTTTCGGTTTTgcgattgctgctgctgctgtacaGGCGAGTTGGGCGCGGTGGGGAGTTGCGCTTGAGGAGCAAAAGGAGGCAACCTGGGTTGATACTCAGGCCTGTCCgcatgatgatggggagGAGGAGCCAATCTGTCAAAGCTGGGAAGCCTGTCACCAGCTGTTGGCAAGCCTGAGTGACGCAGCGGTGGCAGTTCGACGGGCACAGCGAGTTGCATGGTCTGATGGGAAGGCGATGTGGTATAGTTGGATCCCATTTCGGATTCAGCAGAGTCGGAAGAGCATGGCGAGGGAAGGGGAGCCTCAATCCATGAACTCATGGGGTGACGCATAGCAGTGCCAGTTAGGGGTGAGAGTTGTGCTCCGGGCATGGGCATGGCTGGTGTAGAGATGGATAGTCCGGGGCGGTTCGGGTATTGGTAGGTATCTTGATGATTCTGTGCAGCACGTCGTCGATCAGTGCGCTTGCGTCTATTTTGGCTACCATTCCACCAGTTCTTGACAGCATTATCACTCCTGCCATTGAGACGGCGTGCAATTTCGGCCCAGCGTTTCCCGAGGTCCGCGACAAGTCGTTCGATTAGTGCACCTTCCTCGGGCGTGATGGGTTCGTGGTTGAGTGTTGGTTTTAGGTTTTGATGATAGCGCTCGCGGCACTGCTTTGGTGTTCTGGTTCCCAGGGTTGACGCAATGCGAACCCAGTTCAGAGCTCCATGTGTGCGAACAAGTTCCATAAGATACACATCCTCATATTGTGACCAGGGGCCTCTCCGCTGCGGGTTGGGAGCGGCGTTGTTCATATTGGGTGACGGCTACTGATTGGTGACGAGTGTGTGTGTATATGTGTGTATATATAAGTGTGTGTGTTTGTGTATGAAGGTGCCTCTTGGGGACGATGTTTCAAACGAGATGATTGAAACTTGGTGTGATGTATTAGTTGTTGTCAAGGTGTTGGGATTAGTTTGTAGGAAGatagatggtgatgagatggagagagatgaggctctggggaagagatggaagttGATTTAGAAGGAGGGAGGAAGGTGATAAAATATCCGTGAGAAAAGGATGGGGCGGAAGGAAGGCATGAAGCCTATGTATGGGAGTTAATGTATGGGGAAGAGGtgtaaggcaaggcaaggcaaagtaaaagtaaagtaaaatcGTGACACCATCgagcaaggacaaggcccttggggggaggggggtgAAGGATAAAAGAACCGAACAGGCCCAGGagaacaggacaggacaggacaggatgTACAAGACAGGACAAGGACTGGACGTGCTGGAGTGGCCGAGTGAGTTCTGGGTCAACAAACTAAAGCAAGGTAACTTTGTTGATCTGCCACCAGGATGTCCGCTGTCGAGTCCGACTTGGGGGCTGTGGCGCTCTTAGCCAGGGGGGGCGTAAATCTGGTTTATCTCAAATCACTATTGTGGTGTGAATGGAGCGGAAAAGGTTGTTTGCAGGGTGTAAAGTATCTGAGGGAGAGCACATGGGGGGTGCAGTGGGGGTGAGGGTAGGCATCGTTGACGGGATTGGTTAGGCGTCTTGACCCGCTGGGCTGCTGTCAAAGCGACACACAcgctctctttctttctctcagcGACTGACTGACAGCCCGAGGACTTCTCATAGCGGCAACGGAAGGGGAACTCTACGTATGTACTAACTTTGCGGAGGCAGTTCGTTGGTTGGCTGAACGTTGGCCGGATGCGATTAACTCCGTCCGTAGCTAAATCACTAACCAGTcactacagtacctacctaccttgctCAGAAAGAATGCTTGCAGCTCTCCATTAACAACACGCACACGAGATGGTGATCTAATCGAGGTGCCAAAATTCAGAGATTGTTAGTTACATGTCTGATAAAGTTCATCTCTTGAAAACAATGAGCAAAGCAAAATCAAGGAAATAAACATTTGGAGGCAAGCCTTTGACAGAATTCACGCTCTCGCTTGACTCATCTCTTGTACCCAGCCAGGTATGTAGTGCCACTGAGTGAGTGCCTCAAGCCCTTCCTGGGCTGTCCTCATGTCATTCACACTCACCTTGGACGCCCAGGAACTACTGTGTATGTGGTTCCTGACTTGTTGATATGGCGTATCACCTAGATCTTGATCAGTGAAAGGGCTTTTGGTCTGGGCTGGAAGCGGTTGTTTCTCACGAGTTCCTGATTGCAAATCAGATCAAGATCCGCCAAGAACTTACAGTACATGTAGCATCGTCGTGGTCCAGAGCCACTGTGTTGTTTGCAGTCTATGTTGGTCACGCAAAAGACATGCCATTCTTATTTTGTTGGTGCGAACTGCAGCACAGCCATGGCTACCTTGTGCCAAAACACCTGCCACTGTTAGTCGGCGCGATAACGTGCTTGAGTTTGAGTCTCTCCAGGCAGCTGTTTTACTTACCAGTAAGCAGTTTGAGCTTTGTTGCCGCAGTCGTTTCCAAAACCCTACAGCTCGAGGGCTTGCTCCACCGTTCACTGGTAAACGAACTCAACTGTCCTTGTTATCATGCCCTTCGCTTCGTTCATTGGATGAGTCCCCCCTCACCTGATCCCACTGAATTCAAAGTGGTGTCAAAGTATTCTTAAGGGACGGCGGTACTGTTCAGCCGGCCGATTCACATAACGCTGGCTGTTGGTTGCGTAAGTGGGCGACGACTTACATCGTACAAGCCCGGCTCGGCACCGTCTTCATCCACTGCCCGGGCTGTTGTCAAGCCAGTGGAGGTTATTGTTGGCTACTCTACAGAGTATCGACAGATATCGCAACCGCTCAGAGGTCTGCCCTCGGCCCAACTCACTCGGACCTTACCGTCTACTAAGCCACTGTAGTGTACCCTCGACTTCAGCCTGTAACTGTCGCATCTGGTAAGTCACTCGTCTGTTAGAGTTTGATACACCTTCGAGTTCAACGCCGCTGGCTTGTATGATATTGTCATCCATTAGTCCGAGTTCACATCCAAACAGCCAGCCAGTCCGTCATTCAGACATTCAGACTTTTGTTGTTGGTTCTGCATGAGTGACAGCCCAGTTGCCATCTAAGGGGGAATTTGAAGTGGATGGAGGTATCCGTAGATCGGAATAATTCCCCATTGATTCGAGTGCTGCATCAATACGAATGATACCAGAAGGGAGGGAAAACCAGGCAGCCCTTCTGAAGCATGATGGTACCAGTAGATTTATCGGCCTATCCGCTTCTCTCGGTTCAACCGCTTCGTGTTTGTatgcaggcaggcaggcaggcaggcaggcaggcaagTTACGATGGTTTTCTTGATGGACCGAATAACGCTTGCCGTATGACAACATTAAGTTGTTGAATTTGATGGTCACTGTCTACCACGGATATGGATACTAGGAACATGTATTGGTCGATTcattgactgactgactgactatTCGTGCTATCCACCACTGAGTCGTTTCAGAGCCAGGGTCACATACTTCACCGTCACCATCGCTACCAGCGTGTGCGCTGTGGGCCTGTTCGTCCTGTGCATTGACGGCCAGGACCAGGGTATGAAGCAGGGCGATCATCGTCAACGGGTGGCTACTGTCAATGCCAAACCCAATGCTACAGTGCCGGTTTATGTAGCTAGGTACGCATCCGTACTGCTACGCTACCTATAACCCTTCCATTTGGTTGGGATCTTCGGATTAACAGACGGATCCAATGCCATGTGTAGGGTCAAGGGTGCTCTACTAGACTACCAGACTACCAAGACTACTGGCCGATCATCTGCTCAGCTCAGGTTTCtttgtaggtacctagggtACCTATGTAATCTGTTTGATTGTCTTTCGGGCGGACCTTTTGGTTTTTGGCAGTGCACCTCCGAACCTGTTCGGCCCAAAAAGATTCGCATTCTGAGTGTCTTGCTTCACTACATGAACCTTCTCGACTGATGAGTGTACATATGTATGTAGGTACGTAGGTACTTTTGAAAATACGCAGACTTGTCCGCAGTATACGACAGTCCATCATCACTATCAACTTTCACTCTTTCCCTTGAACAGAACCATTACACAAGCATTACTCAGAGTCAATCAATTATCAAGGGCGGGCGAGTGAGAGATTTCCATCCCTGATTTCGTTAATCCCAACCCATcccagtcaagtcaagtcaaggcgagaacagaccagaccagaccggACCAGAACAGACCAGACCATATAGGTAAGAAAGCGGTGGTGAGTGGTGACCTTCCAAGCCCTGACTCGACTGTCCGACTACCGTTGCAATGGATGGGAAAATAAGATTGCTGCATCCAAATGCAGAGTGATCGATGGATGGGCACTTTCCTGGACAACCAAACAATATCTAGACCCTGGCCCGTCCCGGTCATCATCTTGTTCTCGTTGCTCTACGGATACTAGTCTTCTATTTAGTTTCCTTGTTCTAATTAACTTCTCCCTGCGTACTAGTAACTGCGTTACAGGCCGTTCGTCCACGTTTAATCAGGTGCGGAGAATACTAACCCGCCCAGGTCTGGACGAGCAGGGGTTGGGTAAACGACGATGGGGTCATAGCAACGCTGCAGTTTGCACCAACCATTCTCCCATTGgaaacgaaacgaaacgaaacaaaAACGGGCGGGCAAGCGGGCTCGTCTAAATTCTAAATGAAAAGGTTGTCCTGGGCCAAGGCGTCTGCCGAGATCAGATCAGACCATGCCTTGGATCACTCCCAGACAGCACATGGCATCCAtagttaggtaggtaggtaggtaggtaggtaggtagttagctAGCATGGCTATGTTCATCCCATCCATACATCCAATACCTCGGGTCATAACATGTCTTGACTTATCAAGAGCCCCAGTACTCTCTCTGTATTACGTTTAcatagtactccgtacataatTACATACTATACTTGCGAGCAGAACCAGATAGATCCGCCAGCTTGGGCCTTACACACGTACTATTCATACGTGAAAGGATGGATCTTCATGTCAATCAATTAAGCAAGGTATGGTTACATCACGGCTGTCACTATTGAATCCACAATGCGTTGTTGCACTCTGCAGCCTCCCTCCTTTGGCATccatctatctatctactgACATTACAGCATCGGATCCGTGTTATGTGCTGTGCTCCATGGTCTGgcaggcaaagcaaagcaacagTAGCTGCCCCTTTGGTGAatgctactccgtactccgtacatactCTATAAATATTCCATGTATGACCTACAGTACCTCTCTCTTGACCGAATGAGGGAGGCTCCGATGGgcagatgacgatgttggcaATAGTCagtctacctacctactgtaTCCCCTGCCCGGACGTTAATGGAGCCCCTAATCCAAAGCTCCATTCGACACCGGCCACTAAAGACGAAAAACGTTGTGGCGTCAGGCCTCCCTTCAGCGTCCAAACCCTTCTTGGGTCGTGCCAAGCGAAACAGACAACGGCTTTTCAGCTCGGCTCAGCTGGCTTCTCAGTTGACGTCTGCATCGCCCAATGAAATCATTTCTTACCCCTGTCTTGTTGTCCGGATCCCTGCTGCTTACCCTGACCTCAGCTGGGGACATGGTCACATCATTTACTTCTTGCGGATGATCTGCTCCAGAACCAACCGCATCCGGAGTCATTTCAACTTTTTCGAAcggcatccatcca
This genomic window contains:
- a CDS encoding hypothetical protein (EggNog:ENOG41), which translates into the protein MNNAAPNPQRRGPWSQYEDVYLMELVRTHGALNWVRIASTLGTRTPKQCRERYHQNLKPTLNHEPITPEEGALIERLVADLGKRWAEIARRLNGRSDNAVKNWWNGSQNRRKRTDRRRAAQNHQDTYQYPNRPGLSISTPAMPMPGAQLSPLTGTAMRHPMSSWIEAPLPSPCSSDSAESEMGSNYTTSPSHQTMQLAVPVELPPLRHSGLPTAGDRLPSFDRLAPPPHHHADRPEYQPRLPPFAPQAQLPTAPNSPVQQQQQSQNRKTQDSRMHLSALMD